The following nucleotide sequence is from Pseudonocardia abyssalis.
GTCTTCGGCTACGCTGCGCCGTGTGACGGACGACGGGTGGCTCACCGAGGACCAGCTCGACGCGTGGCTGACGTTCCAGGCGGCTTCCACGCTCCTGGACGCGGCGCTCGACCGCCAGCTCCAGCGCGACGCCGGCCTGCCGCACGCCTACTACCTGATCCTGGCGATGCTCTCCGACGTGCCCGGCCGCACGCTGCGGATGAGCGACCTGGCCGTCATGACGCAGAGTTCGCAGAGCCGGCTCTCGCACGCGGTGTCGCGGCTGGAGGGCAACGGCTGGGTCCGCCGCATCCCATGCCCCGACGACCGGCGCAGCACGCTCGCCCGCCTCACCGACGCCGGGTTCGACGTCCTCGCCGCCGCCGCTCCTGGCCACGTCGCCACGGTGCGCACGCACGTCTTCGACCGGCTCAGCCCCGAGCAGGTGGGCCAGCTCCGCGAGATCGGCCGGACGATCCTGGACGGCCTCGATGCGCCGACCACGTGGCCCGGCCGGGAGGCCCGGCTGGCAGAGTGATCTCCCATGGGAACCCTGGTGCTGCTCCGTCACGGGCAGAGCGCG
It contains:
- a CDS encoding MarR family winged helix-turn-helix transcriptional regulator, which codes for MTDDGWLTEDQLDAWLTFQAASTLLDAALDRQLQRDAGLPHAYYLILAMLSDVPGRTLRMSDLAVMTQSSQSRLSHAVSRLEGNGWVRRIPCPDDRRSTLARLTDAGFDVLAAAAPGHVATVRTHVFDRLSPEQVGQLREIGRTILDGLDAPTTWPGREARLAE